The Pantoea vagans genome includes a window with the following:
- a CDS encoding YfbU family protein, producing MEMTHAQRLILSNQYKMMAMLEPDNAERYRRYQTIIERGYGLQLRELDKEFGELTEATCRQLIDIMEMHHALHVSWSNLKEPHTLEERRLAFLGFDAATEARYLGYVRFMVNVEGRYTHFDSGTHGFNAQTPMWEKYQRMLAVWHTCPRQYHLSANEIAQILNA from the coding sequence ATGGAAATGACCCACGCACAGCGACTCATCCTTTCCAATCAGTACAAAATGATGGCCATGCTGGAGCCGGATAATGCCGAGCGCTATCGTCGTTATCAAACCATTATCGAACGCGGCTACGGCTTGCAGCTGCGCGAGCTGGATAAAGAGTTTGGCGAATTAACCGAAGCCACCTGCCGCCAGCTTATCGACATCATGGAAATGCATCACGCACTGCATGTCTCCTGGTCGAACCTGAAAGAACCTCACACCCTCGAAGAGCGCCGCCTGGCGTTTCTCGGTTTTGATGCCGCTACCGAAGCGCGCTATCTCGGTTACGTGCGCTTTATGGTGAATGTGGAAGGGCGCTATACCCATTTCGATTCCGGCACGCACGGCTTCAATGCGCAAACCCCGATGTGGGAAAAATACCAACGTATGCTGGCGGTGTGGCACACTTGTCCGCGTCAGTATCATCTTAGCGCGAATGAAATTGCGCAGATTCTCAATGCCTGA
- the yfbV gene encoding terminus macrodomain insulation protein YfbV — protein sequence MANDASNPGWFGLFQRGQHYMKTWPADKRLAPMFPENRVVTATRFAIRFMPPLAIFTLTWQIAMGGQLGPAIATALFACSLPMQGLWWLGKRSVTPLPPTLLHWFHEVRSKLEEAGQAIAPVDGKPTYQALADVLKRAFKQLDRTFLDDL from the coding sequence ATGGCGAATGATGCAAGTAATCCAGGCTGGTTCGGCTTATTTCAGCGCGGCCAGCACTACATGAAGACCTGGCCAGCCGACAAACGTCTGGCACCAATGTTCCCTGAAAATCGTGTGGTGACGGCAACGCGTTTTGCCATTCGCTTTATGCCACCTTTAGCGATATTTACCCTGACATGGCAAATCGCCATGGGCGGCCAGCTCGGCCCGGCGATCGCGACTGCGCTCTTTGCCTGCAGTTTACCGATGCAAGGGTTGTGGTGGTTGGGTAAACGCTCAGTCACACCATTACCCCCCACGCTGCTGCACTGGTTCCACGAAGTGCGGAGCAAACTGGAAGAAGCGGGACAGGCTATCGCACCGGTTGATGGTAAGCCCACCTATCAGGCATTGGCAGATGTGCTCAAACGCGCATTTAAGCAACTCGATCGTACTTTCCTGGACGATCTTTAA
- a CDS encoding pyridoxal phosphate-dependent aminotransferase, whose amino-acid sequence MNFQIDKSGKLENVCYDIRGPVLKEAKRLEEEGNKVLKLNIGNPAPFGFEAPDEILVDVIRNLPSSQGYCDSKGLYSARKAIMQHYQARDMRDVTVEDIYIGNGVSELIVQAMQALLNSGDEMLVPAPDYPLWTAAVSLSSGKAVHYLCDESAGWFPDLDDIRSKITPRTRGIVIINPNNPTGAVYSKELLMEVVEIARQHNLIIFADEIYDKILYDEAQHHSIAALAPDLLTVTFNGLSKTYRVAGFRQGWMVLNGPKKHAKGYIEGLEMLASMRLCANVPAQHAIQTALGGYQSISEFIAPGGRLYEQRQRAWELINDIPGVSCVKPQGALYMFPRIDPKKFNIFDDQKMVLDFLLQEKVLLVQGTAFNWPWPDHVRIVTLPRVDDLEMAISKFGRFLQGYRQ is encoded by the coding sequence ATGAATTTTCAAATTGATAAATCTGGCAAGCTGGAAAATGTCTGTTATGACATCCGTGGTCCGGTACTGAAAGAAGCAAAGCGTCTTGAAGAAGAAGGTAACAAAGTCCTCAAACTGAACATCGGTAACCCTGCCCCGTTTGGTTTTGAAGCCCCTGATGAAATCCTGGTCGATGTGATTCGTAACCTGCCAAGTTCGCAGGGTTATTGTGATTCAAAGGGACTGTACTCGGCGCGTAAAGCCATTATGCAGCACTACCAGGCGCGAGATATGCGCGATGTTACCGTTGAAGATATCTACATTGGTAACGGTGTGTCCGAGTTGATCGTGCAGGCGATGCAGGCATTGCTGAACAGCGGCGATGAAATGCTGGTTCCGGCCCCGGATTATCCCCTGTGGACCGCGGCCGTTTCCCTGTCGAGCGGTAAAGCGGTGCACTATCTGTGCGATGAGTCTGCGGGTTGGTTCCCAGACCTGGATGATATTCGTAGCAAAATCACGCCGCGTACGCGTGGCATCGTGATCATCAATCCCAACAACCCGACCGGTGCGGTGTATAGCAAAGAACTGCTAATGGAAGTGGTTGAGATTGCGCGTCAACACAATCTGATTATTTTTGCCGACGAAATCTACGACAAGATTTTGTATGACGAAGCACAGCACCATTCGATTGCTGCGCTGGCACCGGATCTGCTGACGGTGACGTTTAATGGCTTGTCCAAAACCTACCGCGTTGCCGGCTTCCGTCAGGGCTGGATGGTGTTGAACGGTCCGAAAAAGCATGCCAAAGGCTACATCGAAGGCCTGGAGATGCTGGCATCGATGCGTCTGTGTGCCAACGTCCCGGCTCAGCATGCCATTCAGACTGCGCTGGGAGGTTATCAGAGTATCAGCGAGTTTATTGCACCGGGCGGTCGTTTGTATGAACAGCGCCAGCGTGCCTGGGAGTTGATTAACGACATTCCGGGTGTGAGCTGCGTTAAGCCACAAGGTGCGTTGTATATGTTCCCACGCATCGATCCTAAGAAATTCAATATCTTTGATGACCAGAAGATGGTGCTGGATTTCCTGCTGCAAGAGAAGGTGCTGCTGGTTCAGGGTACTGCCTTCAACTGGCCATGGCCGGACCACGTACGCATCGTAACCTTGCCGCGCGTTGATGACCTCGAAATGGCCATCAGCAAGTTTGGTCGCTTCCTGCAAGGCTATCGCCAGTAA
- a CDS encoding sugar phosphatase — MKYRGFLFDLDGTLVDSLPVVIRSWSLWGERHGIAAEEVLDFIHGKPAINSLRHFMAGQSEEAIQAEFLWLERLEAEDTEGVQAIPGAKALLATLNELHIPWAIVTSGSIPVAHARHKAAGLPMPEVFITAENIKHGKPNPEPYLLGAERLGLAASECVVVEDAPAGIIAGLEAGSAVVAVNAPADAPRLHEVTYQVKTLEPLVVTQAENGTFTLSLNA, encoded by the coding sequence GTGAAGTACAGAGGTTTTCTGTTTGATTTAGACGGTACATTGGTGGATTCATTACCTGTGGTGATTCGCTCATGGTCATTGTGGGGCGAACGCCACGGTATCGCAGCGGAAGAGGTTCTGGACTTCATACACGGCAAACCCGCCATCAATTCACTGCGCCACTTTATGGCTGGCCAGTCTGAAGAGGCGATTCAAGCCGAGTTCCTCTGGCTTGAGCGTCTGGAAGCGGAGGATACCGAAGGGGTTCAAGCTATCCCCGGGGCGAAAGCTCTGCTGGCAACTTTAAATGAGCTGCATATTCCTTGGGCGATCGTGACATCGGGCTCGATTCCGGTGGCGCATGCGCGACATAAAGCAGCCGGGCTGCCGATGCCTGAAGTGTTTATTACCGCGGAGAATATCAAACACGGCAAGCCCAATCCGGAGCCCTATTTGCTGGGTGCTGAGCGCCTGGGTCTGGCCGCCAGCGAATGCGTGGTGGTTGAAGATGCGCCAGCAGGGATTATCGCCGGTCTGGAAGCGGGTAGCGCTGTAGTTGCGGTAAATGCCCCAGCAGATGCACCGCGCTTGCATGAAGTCACTTATCAGGTAAAAACCCTGGAACCGCTGGTGGTGACGCAGGCGGAAAACGGCACCTTTACACTTTCTCTCAACGCTTAA
- the pta gene encoding phosphate acetyltransferase, whose protein sequence is MSRTIMLIPTGTSVGLTSVSLGVIRAMERKGVRLSVFKPIAQPRAGGDAPDQTTTIIRKNSAIPAAEPLQMSRVESLLGSNQQDVLMEEIIANYHANAQDAEVVLVEGLVPTRKHQFASALNYEIAKTLNAEIVFVTALGNDSPAQLKERIELTQSSFGGSKNKNITGVIINKLNAPVDEQGRTRPDLSEIFDDSTKANIANIDPKQLFANSPLPILGCVPWSFDLIATRAIDMCRHLNADIINEGEIQTRRVKSVTFCARSIPHMLEHFRPGSLLVTSADRPDVLVAACLAAMNGIEIGAVLLTGGYQIEAPIARLCERAFQTGLPVFMVKTNTWQTSLSLQSFNLEVPADDTQRIEKVQEYVASYIDADWVESLTATSERSRRLSPPAFRYQLTELARKAGKRIVLPEGDEPRTVKAAAICAERGIASCVLLGNPDEIQRVAAAQGVVLGQGIEIVDPEVVRENYVPRLVELRKSKGMTEVVAQEQLEDNVMLGTMMLERGEVDGLVSGAVHTTANTIRPPLQLIKTAPNSSLVSSVFFMLLPEQVLVYGDCAINPDPNPEQLAEIAIQSADSAKAFGIDPRVAMISYSTGNSGAGSDVEKVREATRIAQEKRPDLVIDGPLQYDAAIMEDVAKSKAPNSAVAGRATVFIFPDLNTGNTTYKAVQRSADLISIGPMLQGMRKPVNDLSRGALVDDIVYTIALTAIQSQQAEG, encoded by the coding sequence GTGTCACGTACAATCATGCTCATCCCCACCGGCACCAGCGTCGGCCTGACCAGCGTCAGCCTCGGCGTGATCCGTGCCATGGAGCGCAAAGGCGTCCGCCTGAGCGTGTTCAAGCCAATTGCCCAGCCACGTGCGGGCGGCGATGCGCCCGATCAGACCACCACCATCATCCGTAAAAACTCCGCCATTCCTGCCGCTGAACCGCTGCAGATGTCGCGCGTTGAGTCGCTGCTGGGTTCAAACCAGCAAGACGTGTTGATGGAAGAGATCATCGCCAATTACCATGCCAATGCTCAGGATGCTGAAGTGGTGCTGGTGGAAGGTTTAGTGCCGACGCGCAAGCACCAATTCGCTTCCGCGCTGAACTATGAAATCGCCAAAACCCTGAATGCTGAAATTGTCTTTGTCACCGCACTGGGTAACGATTCCCCTGCTCAGCTGAAAGAGCGTATCGAACTGACGCAAAGTAGCTTCGGCGGCAGCAAGAACAAAAATATCACCGGCGTGATCATCAATAAACTGAATGCGCCCGTGGATGAGCAAGGCCGTACCCGTCCTGACCTGTCTGAAATCTTTGATGACTCAACCAAAGCCAACATCGCCAATATCGATCCTAAGCAGCTGTTTGCCAACAGCCCGCTGCCGATTCTGGGCTGCGTGCCATGGAGCTTTGATCTGATTGCGACGCGCGCCATCGACATGTGCCGCCATCTGAATGCAGACATCATTAACGAAGGTGAGATCCAAACGCGTCGCGTGAAATCCGTGACCTTCTGTGCCCGTAGTATCCCGCACATGCTGGAGCATTTCCGCCCAGGCTCGCTGCTGGTGACATCGGCTGACCGTCCTGATGTGTTGGTTGCGGCTTGCCTGGCCGCGATGAACGGCATTGAGATTGGTGCGGTGCTGCTGACCGGCGGTTACCAGATTGAAGCGCCGATCGCTCGCCTGTGCGAACGTGCCTTCCAGACTGGCCTGCCCGTGTTTATGGTGAAAACCAACACCTGGCAGACCTCCCTCAGCCTGCAGAGCTTCAATCTGGAAGTTCCGGCGGATGATACCCAACGCATTGAGAAAGTGCAGGAGTACGTCGCCAGCTACATTGATGCAGACTGGGTTGAATCACTGACGGCCACCTCTGAACGCAGCCGTCGCCTGTCACCACCGGCATTCCGTTATCAGCTCACCGAACTGGCGCGCAAAGCGGGCAAACGTATCGTGCTGCCAGAAGGCGACGAGCCGCGCACCGTGAAAGCGGCCGCGATTTGTGCCGAGCGCGGCATTGCTTCTTGTGTACTGTTGGGCAATCCGGATGAGATCCAGCGCGTTGCCGCTGCTCAGGGCGTCGTACTGGGCCAAGGCATTGAGATTGTTGATCCAGAAGTAGTACGTGAAAACTATGTGCCGCGCTTGGTTGAACTGCGTAAGAGCAAAGGCATGACTGAAGTGGTAGCGCAGGAGCAGCTGGAAGATAACGTGATGCTCGGCACCATGATGCTGGAACGTGGTGAAGTGGATGGATTGGTGTCTGGTGCGGTTCATACCACGGCCAACACCATTCGTCCGCCGTTGCAGTTGATCAAAACCGCACCGAACAGCTCGCTGGTCTCTTCCGTCTTCTTCATGCTGCTGCCGGAGCAGGTGCTGGTTTACGGCGACTGCGCCATCAACCCCGACCCGAATCCAGAGCAGCTGGCAGAGATCGCCATTCAGTCCGCCGACTCCGCCAAAGCCTTTGGCATCGATCCACGTGTGGCGATGATCTCTTACTCCACCGGTAACTCAGGTGCAGGTAGCGACGTTGAGAAAGTGCGTGAAGCCACGCGTATCGCTCAGGAAAAACGTCCTGACCTGGTGATTGATGGTCCACTGCAGTATGACGCCGCTATCATGGAAGACGTGGCCAAATCTAAAGCACCAAACTCCGCAGTTGCGGGTCGTGCGACCGTGTTCATCTTCCCGGATCTGAACACCGGTAACACCACTTACAAAGCGGTACAGCGTTCTGCAGACCTGATCTCCATCGGGCCGATGCTGCAAGGCATGCGTAAGCCAGTCAACGACCTGTCTCGTGGTGCCCTTGTGGATGACATTGTCTACACCATCGCTTTGACCGCGATTCAGTCTCAGCAGGCAGAAGGCTAA
- the yfcF gene encoding glutathione transferase, with translation MNYPTITLWTDASFFSPYAMSVYVALTEKGIPFTLKRVDLSQNAQLDDDYRALSLTCRVPALQIDDLVLNESSAIAEYLEERFPAPEFERLYPRDREKRAHAREVQAWLRSDLMALRAERPTEVLFAGERFAPLSAAGEQAASKLIAAVQRLLPEGQQNLFGEWSIADTDLAVMINRLALHGDMLPVKLQHYAEFQWQRASVQLWLSESGKSR, from the coding sequence TTTTCAGCCCTTATGCGATGTCGGTTTATGTCGCACTCACTGAGAAAGGCATCCCCTTCACCTTAAAGCGAGTGGATTTGTCGCAGAATGCGCAGCTTGATGATGACTATCGTGCTCTGTCGCTGACCTGCCGTGTGCCTGCGCTACAAATTGATGACCTGGTCCTCAATGAATCTTCGGCGATCGCGGAATATCTTGAAGAGCGTTTTCCTGCGCCGGAATTTGAGCGTCTTTACCCGCGTGACCGCGAAAAGCGTGCCCATGCGCGTGAAGTGCAGGCGTGGTTGCGTAGTGATCTTATGGCTCTGCGCGCCGAGCGTCCCACAGAGGTACTGTTTGCGGGCGAACGGTTTGCGCCGTTGTCGGCGGCAGGAGAGCAGGCTGCGAGCAAGCTGATTGCCGCGGTACAGCGTCTGTTGCCGGAAGGGCAGCAAAACCTGTTTGGCGAGTGGTCTATTGCGGATACCGACCTGGCGGTGATGATTAACCGTCTGGCGTTACATGGCGATATGCTGCCAGTGAAATTGCAGCATTATGCCGAGTTCCAGTGGCAGCGTGCATCCGTCCAGCTATGGTTGTCCGAATCAGGTAAATCGCGCTAA
- the ackA gene encoding acetate kinase: protein MSTKLVLVLNCGSSSLKFAILNPATGDEYLSGLAECFHLPEARIKWKLEGSKQEAPLGAGAAHSEALNFIVKSILAQKPELSAQIAAIGHRIVHGGEQLTQSVIIDESVIQGIKDASSFAPLHNPAHLIGIDEAMKNFPHLSDKNVAVFDTAFHQTMPEESYLYALPYKLYKEHGVRRYGAHGTSHYYVTQEAAKMLNKPVNELNIITCHLGNGGSVAAIRNGQCVDTSMGLTPLEGLVMGTRSGDIDPAIVFFLHDALGMTVDAINKLLTKESGLLGLTEVTSDCRYVEDNYATKEDAKRAMDVFCHRLAKYIGSYTSLMEGRLDAVVFTGGIGENAAMVRELSLAKLGLLGFEVDHERNLAARFGKSGFINKEGTRPAVVIPTNEELVIAQDAARLTA from the coding sequence ATGTCGACGAAGTTAGTACTGGTTCTGAACTGCGGCAGCTCCTCTTTAAAGTTTGCCATCCTTAACCCTGCTACCGGTGACGAATATTTGTCAGGTCTGGCAGAGTGTTTCCATTTACCTGAAGCACGTATCAAGTGGAAACTGGAAGGTAGCAAACAGGAAGCTCCTCTGGGCGCAGGCGCGGCACATAGTGAAGCGCTGAACTTCATCGTTAAATCCATTCTGGCACAAAAACCAGAGCTTTCGGCACAAATCGCTGCAATCGGCCATCGTATTGTTCACGGCGGCGAGCAGTTGACTCAATCTGTCATCATCGACGAATCCGTGATTCAGGGCATTAAAGACGCCTCTTCTTTTGCCCCGCTGCATAACCCGGCGCATTTGATCGGCATCGACGAAGCCATGAAGAACTTCCCACATCTGTCGGATAAGAATGTGGCGGTTTTTGATACAGCATTCCATCAGACAATGCCTGAAGAGTCCTATCTTTATGCACTGCCGTACAAATTGTACAAAGAGCACGGCGTCCGTCGCTATGGCGCACACGGCACCAGTCACTACTATGTGACACAGGAAGCCGCAAAAATGCTCAACAAGCCGGTCAATGAGCTGAACATCATTACCTGCCACTTGGGCAACGGTGGTTCTGTTGCGGCAATCCGCAATGGCCAGTGCGTGGATACCTCAATGGGGTTGACCCCGCTGGAAGGCCTGGTGATGGGAACCCGCAGCGGCGATATCGATCCCGCTATCGTGTTCTTCTTGCATGACGCACTAGGCATGACCGTTGATGCAATCAACAAGTTGCTGACCAAAGAGTCTGGCCTGTTAGGTCTCACCGAAGTCACCAGCGATTGCCGCTATGTTGAAGACAACTACGCGACCAAAGAAGATGCCAAGCGTGCGATGGATGTGTTCTGCCACCGCCTGGCGAAATACATCGGTAGCTACACTTCACTGATGGAAGGCCGTCTGGATGCCGTGGTCTTCACCGGCGGTATTGGTGAAAATGCGGCGATGGTGCGTGAGCTGTCACTGGCGAAACTGGGCCTGTTGGGCTTCGAAGTGGATCACGAGCGCAATCTCGCGGCACGCTTCGGCAAATCTGGCTTTATCAACAAAGAAGGCACTCGCCCGGCTGTGGTGATCCCAACCAACGAAGAGTTGGTCATCGCCCAAGACGCCGCGCGTCTCACTGCCTAA
- the yfcD gene encoding NUDIX hydrolase YfcD, producing the protein MVDQTADNGIEWVDIVSEENEVIAQASRAQMRAQNLRHRATYIVVHDGMGKILVQRRTEIKDFMPGMLDATAGGVVQSGEDLLESARREAEEELGIAAVPFAEHGKFYFEDQHCRVWGGLFSCVSHGPFAMQEEEVDEVFWMTPEEITARCDEFTDDSLKAVSLWLSRNSDATRSQS; encoded by the coding sequence ATGGTGGATCAAACGGCAGATAACGGTATTGAGTGGGTTGATATCGTTAGTGAAGAGAACGAGGTCATTGCGCAGGCCAGCCGTGCGCAGATGCGTGCGCAGAATCTGCGCCATCGTGCGACCTATATCGTGGTGCATGATGGTATGGGTAAAATTCTGGTGCAGCGTCGCACGGAAATCAAAGACTTCATGCCGGGTATGCTGGATGCCACCGCAGGTGGTGTCGTGCAGAGTGGTGAAGACCTGCTGGAATCCGCGCGCCGTGAAGCGGAAGAAGAGCTCGGTATCGCCGCTGTACCCTTTGCCGAACACGGTAAATTCTACTTCGAAGACCAACACTGCCGCGTTTGGGGTGGCTTGTTCAGCTGCGTTTCCCATGGCCCGTTTGCCATGCAGGAAGAAGAGGTGGACGAGGTGTTTTGGATGACGCCGGAAGAGATTACCGCGCGCTGTGATGAATTCACCGATGATTCGCTGAAGGCTGTATCGCTATGGCTGAGCCGCAACAGCGATGCCACGCGAAGCCAGTCCTGA
- the yfbR gene encoding 5'-deoxynucleotidase, protein MTRSHFFAHLSRLKLINRWPLMRNVRTENVSEHSLQVAMVAHALAIIKNMKFSGNLNAERIAMLALYHDASEVLTGDLPTPVKYYNAQIAHEYKKIEKIAQQKLIDMLPPELQDAYRPLIDEHLHSESEQAVVKQADALCAYVKCLEELSAGNNEFLLAKARLEKTLSQRRSPEMDYFVEVFIPSFSLSLDEISQDTPL, encoded by the coding sequence ATGACCCGTAGCCACTTTTTCGCCCACCTTTCCCGCCTTAAACTGATTAACCGTTGGCCGCTGATGCGCAATGTGCGCACTGAGAACGTCTCTGAACACAGCCTTCAGGTCGCGATGGTGGCGCATGCCCTGGCGATCATCAAAAACATGAAGTTCAGCGGTAATCTCAACGCGGAACGTATTGCGATGCTGGCGCTCTATCACGATGCCAGCGAAGTCTTAACCGGTGATTTACCGACGCCAGTGAAGTACTACAATGCACAAATTGCCCATGAATATAAGAAGATAGAGAAGATTGCGCAGCAAAAGTTGATTGATATGCTGCCGCCTGAATTGCAGGATGCCTATCGACCCTTGATTGATGAGCATTTGCACAGCGAAAGTGAGCAGGCAGTGGTGAAACAGGCGGATGCGCTTTGCGCCTATGTGAAATGCCTGGAAGAGTTATCGGCAGGTAATAACGAATTCTTGCTGGCAAAGGCGCGTCTGGAGAAAACCCTGTCGCAACGCCGCTCACCTGAGATGGATTACTTTGTGGAAGTCTTTATCCCTAGTTTCAGCCTGTCGCTGGATGAGATTTCCCAGGACACGCCGTTGTAA